Proteins from a genomic interval of Candidatus Cloacimonadota bacterium:
- a CDS encoding D-glycerate dehydrogenase, producing MPKPIVFVTRNIPKPGLDKLETVFQLRVHASDKAIERSELLAAVRDVDALLCLLTDTIDKELMDAAPRLKCVSNYAVGYNNIDVDYATSKNIAVCNTPGVLTESTADLAWALLMACARRVVEADRYLRDGLFTGWEPLLFLGNDVFGKTLGIIGMGRIGQAVARRAQGFGMKVLWHGPRPQREDLPPEYQWTDLETLCKESDFISIHAPQTSENHHLLGANELAWMKPSAILINTARGAIVEEAALINALQTKEIAAAGLDVFEREPKVPQALMDLPNVVLLPHIGSASIETRNKMALMAAENAIAVILGKNPPARLN from the coding sequence CGAAACATACCCAAACCCGGATTGGACAAGCTGGAAACAGTGTTTCAGCTACGCGTCCACGCCTCCGATAAAGCCATTGAAAGAAGCGAACTGCTTGCCGCCGTGCGGGATGTGGATGCCCTGCTTTGTCTTTTGACCGATACCATCGATAAAGAGCTCATGGACGCCGCTCCTCGCTTGAAATGCGTTTCAAACTATGCCGTGGGCTACAACAACATTGATGTGGACTATGCGACTTCCAAAAATATCGCGGTTTGCAACACTCCCGGTGTACTCACAGAAAGCACTGCTGATTTGGCTTGGGCCTTGCTGATGGCTTGCGCGCGCAGGGTTGTGGAAGCCGACAGATACCTTCGTGACGGTCTTTTCACCGGCTGGGAACCGCTGCTTTTTCTGGGAAATGACGTCTTTGGCAAAACTTTGGGCATCATCGGCATGGGTCGGATTGGCCAAGCCGTGGCGCGACGCGCGCAGGGTTTTGGCATGAAAGTTTTGTGGCATGGTCCGCGCCCCCAGCGGGAAGATTTGCCGCCAGAATACCAATGGACGGATTTGGAAACCCTTTGCAAGGAATCCGATTTTATCAGCATCCACGCGCCGCAAACTTCCGAAAACCACCATCTTTTGGGAGCCAATGAACTCGCTTGGATGAAGCCCAGCGCCATTCTAATCAACACCGCCAGGGGTGCCATCGTGGAAGAGGCAGCCCTCATTAACGCACTGCAAACAAAGGAAATAGCTGCCGCCGGTTTGGATGTTTTCGAGCGTGAACCCAAGGTGCCTCAAGCCTTGATGGATTTGCCCAACGTGGTGCTTTTACCCCACATCGGTTCAGCCAGCATCGAGACCCGCAACAAGATGGCTCTCATGGCGGCGGAAAACGCCATCGCCGTGATTCTGGGCAAGAACCCGCCCGCCAGATTGAATTGA